ACGCCGGAGATCGGCGCCAGCATCACCCCGGCGAGCGCCGCGAGGCCGACGCTGAGCCCCACCACGGTCGCCATGTAGGGCTTGAGCGAGATGCCGAGCGCCGCGACCATGTCGGGATTCTGGACGCCGGCCCGGACCACCCGCCCGAAGGTGGTGCGCTGGAGCAGGACCCAGACGCCGGCCACCGCGACGACCACCGCCGCCAGGATGGTGAGCCGGTAGCGCGACAGCACGAAATCGCCGACGAAGATCTGGCCGCGCAGGGCCTGCGGGATCGCGTAGGGCAGGGGCGGCGCGCCGAAGACCATCCGCAGGGCCTGCTCGGCCACCATGGCGAGGCCGAAGGTGAGGAGCAGCGAGAGGATCGGGTCGGCGCGGTAGAACCGCCGAAAGAGGAACCGCTCGACCAGGAGGCCAATCACCGCGACGAGGACGGGCGCCGCGACGATGGAGCCGCCGAAGCCGAGGTGAGGGGAGAGCACGATCGTCAGGTAGGCGCCGATCGCGTAGAACGCGCCGTGGGCCAGGTTGACGATACCCCCTAAGCTGAAGATCAGCGACAGGCCGAGCGCGATCAGGAGGTAGATCGCGCCGAGGAAGAGGCCGTTGACGACCTGCTCGACGGCGAGGGTGAGGAGGAGCACGATCGCTTCCTTCAGAATTTCGCGAATATCAGTCCGGTTGCAGCGCTTCGACTTTGTCCGACAAGTAAAGCGCGGGATCCCCTCTCCCGTATGGGAGAGGGGTAGGGGTGAGGGTGACACGCTTCAGTGTGAAGCTCAGACCGTCGTGCTGGCAGCTCAACGTCCGGAGACTTATCCGGAAGCGTGTCACCCTCACGCGGGATCTTCGATCCCCACGGCCCCTCTCCCACACGGGAGAGGGGAGGCGCGCCTTATCTTGGCAGTGTCGGAGCGTCGGCGACGGCTACCCTTCCAGCTTGCACGCCGCCTCCTCCGCCGTCGGCGCCAGCACCTCCATGTCCTCGTTCGGAGCGGGAATCGCCGGGGTCGAGGTGAACAGGTCCCACTTGTCCTTGACCTTGTCGGCGGGAAGCGCCGTGATCGCGTACATCTCGCTGATGAGCTGGTGGTCGCGGGCGCGGAAATAGCCGGGCCGCGGCTTCTGCACGTCGAACTTCGCGCCGCCCTCGAGATACGAGACCAGCTTCGGCCCCTCGGTGGACTTGGTGTCCGCCATCGCCTTGGCGACGATCTTGACCGCGTTGTAGTCGCCCCAGGCCTGGTTCTCCGGCGGCTTGCCGTACTTCTTGGTGAAGGCGACGACGAAGGCCTTGGCCGACGGCGTGTCGACCTTGTGGTGCCACAGGCACGGCCAGGTGCCGGCGAAGTTGCCGGGGCCGGCGCCCCAGGCGAGCGCGGTGTCGAAGCCGAAGCCGGCGACCGGGAAGGGCAGGCCGTACTCGGCGTATTGCTTGAGGAAGTTGGTGATCTGGTTGCCGGCGAGGTTCGAGATCACGAGGTCGGGCTTCGCCTGCCGGATCTTGATGAGGTAGGCCGAGAAGTCGGTCGCGTCGGTCGGGACCAATTCGTCGGCGGCGAAGGTGCCGCCTTGGCCCTGCATGAACCCCTTGGCGACCCGCAGCAGGTCGTGACCGAAGGCGTAATCGGCGGTGAGCGAGTACCAGCGCTTGCCCTTGACGAGCCCGCCCTCGGTCAGCGAGCGGCCGACCGCCTTGACGTACATCGAGTTGGCGCCCTCGACGTGGAACATGTAGCGCTTGCAATCCTGCCCGCGCAACGCATCCGAATTGGCGCCGGTATTGAGGAAGATGGTCTTGCCCCGCTGCGCCACCTGGCCGATGGCGAGCGCCGAGGCGGACGAGATCTCGCCGACGATCGCCGCCACCTTGTCGCGCTCGACGTAGCGCTCGGCCTTGCTCGACGCGGTCTGCGGGTTGACCGAATCCTCGGTCAGGAGCTCGACCTTGCGGCCGTCGATGCCGCCGGCGGCGTTGATCTCCTCGGCGGCGAGCTGGGCCGCCATCACGGCGTACTCGCCGAGCGGCCCGAGGAAGCCGGTGCGCGGCGTGAGATGGCCGATGCGGATCGGCTGCCCGCTCTGGGCCCGCACGAGGCCCGGCATGGCGAGCGCGGCGCCGGCCGCGAGGCCGCCCTGCAGGAGGTGACGGCGCGTGTGGAGGTGGCGCGTGGGAATGGAGCCCTGCGTCATGGTGCGTGTCCTACCCGGGATCGCATCACGGTCGTTCGGGTTGCCGTGATCTGTGATCACACTTAGGCTGGCACCAAACGGCGCGCCTGTCGAGACGGGAAACCGTCCGCGCGACGCCGCGAGGGGAACGCACGGGGGAGGTCCGCTTGGAACGGCGGGACTTGCATGGAGGGGAGGCGCGCGAGCGCCCCGACCCGGACGGCGTCGCGCCGCCGGCGCGGATCACCCTCGGCACGCAGGTCTACGACGCCCTGCGCGACCTGCTGATTGCAGGCGAACTGGCGCCCGGCGAGCGGCTGTCCCTGCGCACGGTCGCGGAGCGCCTCGGCACCTCGATGATGCCGGCCCGCGAGGCGGTGTCGCGGCTCGTCGCCGACGAGGCGCTGGAGGTGCTGCCGAACCGGGCGGTGCGGGTGCCGGTCATCACGCTGCAAAAATTCCGCGAGCTGACCCGGGTGCGCATCGCCGTCGAGGGCTTCGCGGCGGCGGAGGCCGCGCGGGCGGTGAGCGCCCGCGACCTCGCGGCGATCGCTGAGCACGATGCGGCGTTCCGGCACGAGGTGCTGTCGCCGACGCCCGACCTGGAGCGGGCGATGCGGGCCAACCGCGACCTGCATTTCGCGGTCTACGAGGCCGCCGGCCTGCCCTCGCTCATCGCGATCATCGAGGGGCTGTGGCTGCGCATCGGCCCGGTGCTCAACCTCGACATGCGCTCCTCGCCCCGCCGCCTCGCCGAGGGCGGGGCGCAGGCGCACCACGCGGCCCTCGTGGCGGCGCTCGCCGCCGGCGATGCCGAGAGTGCCCGCGCGGCGCTCAGTGCCGACATCGCCGGCAGCGCCGGCTTCATCGAGACCACCGGGCGCCTCGCGCCCTGAACAGGGAGGATACCATGGACATGGGTTTGAGCGGCCTGAAGGTGCTGGTCACCGCGGGCGCCGCCGGCATCGGGCTCGAAGTGGCGCAGGCCTTCGTGGAGGAGGGCGCGCGGGTCCATGTCTGCGACGTCGACCGCGAGGCGCTGGCGGCGCTGCCCGCCGGCCTCACCGGCACCTACGCCGACGTCGCCTCGCGCGACGACGTCGCCCGGCTGTTCGCGGAGGCCGACACCGCGCTCGGCGGGCTCGACTGCCTCGTCAACAATGCCGGCATCGCCGGGCCGACGGGCCGCGTCGAGGAGATCAACCCGGAGGACTGGGATCGCACCCTCGACATCTGCATCACCGGGCAGTTCAACTGCGTGCGCCTGGCGGTACCGTCCCTCCGCAAGAGCGCCAACCCGTCGATCGTCAACCTGTCCTCGGTGGCCGGCCATTTCGGCTTCCCGCTGCGCACGCCCTACGCGGCGGCGAAATGGGCCGTGATCGGCTTCACCAAGTCGCTGTCGCGGGAGCTCGGGCCGGACGGCGTCCGGGTCAACGCGGTGCTGCCGGGCATCGTCGCCGGCGACCGCCAGCGCCGGGTGCTGGAGGCCAAGGCGCAGCAGCGCGGAATCAGCTTCTCCGAGATGGAGCAGGCGGCCTTCGCGGCGGCCTCGATCAAGGACTACGTCACCGCGCGCCAGATCGCCGACCAGATCCTGTTCCTGGCCTCTGTGCGGGGCAAGACCATCTCGGGTCAGGCCTTGGCGGTGGATGGCGACCTGCAGATGCTGACGTAGTCGAAGGCGCGCACCAGGAGCGACTCAACCGGGAGCGGGGCCAAGGCCGGAATTTGCCTCCTCCCACTCGCGACCTCATCCTGAGGTGCCGGCCGATCCAAGGTCGGTTGGTCTCGAAGGAGGGCTCCAGAGAGCGCCGAGACTTCTGGAGCCCTCCTTCGAGGCTGCTGCAAGCAGCAGCACCTCAGGATGAGGCCGTGGGTGGGAGACGCCGTCGACTCACCGCCACCGGATCAGGGCAGCCACCGCGCCAGGAATCCGCCCACTGCCACGGCGAACACCGCCCACGGCCCGACGACCAGCCAGATCGGGTGCGGCCCGGCCTCGTCCCTCGTCTTTACTTCGTTCAGGATCATCGCCGCCCCCGCCGATTCGTCGCGTGAGGCGAGAAAGCCCGGCGATTGTGGTTGGACGGGGGAAGCTTGACCGGTGGAGCTTGCGTCAGGCTGGCTCGTCCCCGGGCCGGTGCGCCGCGACGGACCGCGGGCGGGCCACGTCGAGGGCGTAGAGCGCGAGCCCGGCCCAGATCAGCCCGAAGACCAGGGCCCGGGACGGCGGCAGCGATTCGCCGTAGACGAGCACGCTGAGCAGCAGCAGGCCCGTCGGCGAGAGGTATTGCAGCAGCCCGAGCGTCGACAGCTTAAGGCGCGAGGCCGCGGCGGCGAACCACATCAGCGGCAGGGCGGTGGTGACGCCGGTGAGCATCAGGAGCAACACCTGCCCGGTGTCCTGGCCCGGCGGCGTCGGCGCGAGGCTGAGATAGGCGAGCGCGATCGGCAGGAGCGCGAAGGTCTCGGCACCAAGCCCCAGGATCGGGTCGATCGGCACCAGCTTGCGGATCAGGCCGTAGACCGCGAACGTGACGGCAAGCGCCAGCGCGATCCACGGCAGCGTCCCGGCCGCGACCACCGCCGCGACGACGCCGATGCCGGCCAAAGCCACCGCGGCGAGCTGGAGCGGGCGCAGGGACTCGCGCAGCACCAGCGCACCGAGGGCCACGTTGACCAGCGGGTTGATGAAGTAGCCGAGGCTCGCATCCAGCATCCGCCCGTTCTGCACCGCCCACAGGTAGAGCGACCAGTTGCTCGCGATGAGGAGGGCGGAGAGCACGAGGAAGCCGTGGCGGCGCTGGAGCGTGAAGCCGGGCCCCCGGCGCATCAGGCGCAGACCGGCCAGCAGCAGCGCGATGAACAGGCTCGACCAGACGATGCGGTGGGCGAGGATGCCCCAGGCCGGCACCCCGTCGAGCAGGCGGAAATGAACCGGGACGACGAGGCCCCAGCTCAGGAAGGCGCCGAGCGCGTAGATCAGACCCACGGATGTTTCCCCCGGGCGTCTGCCGCGCCCCCGAGGGCTTGTGCCGCAGGCGGCCCGCCCCGGCTACGGTCCGGGGCGGGGAGCGGTCACCCGCTCCACGCGGGTCTTCCGGCGGGTCTTCCGGCGGGGCTGCCGGAGGGTCAGGCGGCGAGGAAGCGCTCGAGGATCGGCAGCGTCGCCCCCGGATTCTCTTCGGCCAGGAAGTGGCCCGAGGGGACGATCTCGAAGGTGGTGCTCTCTGGCGCGAAGGTGCCGGTCCAGGCCTGCCGCACCGGATCGAGCCCATCGCGGCCGACGAAGCGGTCGGCGACCAGCACCAGGACCGGGCCGGCGAGGCGGCGCCCCTCGGCGAGGTCGGCCTCGTCGGCCGCCCGGTCGGGCCCGGCCCCAGCGCGGTAATCCTCGCAACTCGCGTGGATGCGCTCGGGCACGTTCCAGCTCTGGCGGTAGAGGTCGAGGGCGCCGGGGGAGAACGCGTCGAGGGTGCCGTCGCCGGTCCAGAGCCGCAGCAGGTCCTCGTAGTACGGGATCGGGGCCCGGCCGATCTCCTGCTCGGGCGTCGGCGCCGGTTGCGCCAGGAAGCGCCAATGCGGGTAGGCGTCCGGCTCCCGGTCCATCTTCTGCCACTGCGAGACCGTGGGCAGGATGTCGAGGAGGGCGAGACGGTCGATCCGGCCCGGCTCGTCGAGGGCGAGGCGGTAGCCGACCCGGGCGCCCCGATCGTGGCCGATCAGCCCGAAGCGGACATGGCCCATCCGCTCCATCACGGCGACCACCTCGCGGCCCATCCGGCGCTTGGAATACGCCTCGTGGCCCGCATCGCCCTTCGGCGCCGCCGACCAGCCGTAGCCCTTGAGATCGAGGCAGATCACCCGGTGGGTGCGGGCGAGCGCGGGGGCGATCCGGTGCCAGCAGGCATGGGTCTGGGGAAAGCCGTGCAGCAGCACCAGCGGCGGCGCATCCTCCCGCCCGCCGGCCCGGGCGAAGAAGCGCCCGTCGGGCAGGTCGATCCAGTGCGAGGTGAAGCCGGGAAACAGGTCGGCGGGCATCTGCGCTCCCCAAGGTCCTTGACCCGCGCCGGGGCGCGAGCTGACCTGGGTTAACGCGAGAACCCGCCTCAGAGCCTGTTTGAGGGCCTACATTTATGCTGGATTGTGGAGTGCGGAGAGGGCCATCAGGCAGGCGACGAAGGTGATGCGGCCGGTCGCGACGTCGAGGCGACCGGCCCGTTCGCGCAGCAACCCGCCCCAGTGGCTGAGCCAGCCCAAGGTCCGCTCGACCACCCAGCGCCGCTTGAGCACGACGAAGCCCGTCTGACCCGGTTCCTTCTGCACCACCTCGCAGCGCATGCCGTGCAGGGTGCACCACTCCTCGCAGCGATGGGCCCGGAACACGCCGTCGAGGATCGCCAGGCGCAGGCTCGGCCACTGCTCCTTGCCGGCATCCAACGCCGGCAGCGTGTCGCAATCCTGCACGTCGGCGGGCACGACGGTCACGGCCAGGATGAAGCCTTGGGCGTCCACCATCAGCACGCGCTTGCGGCCGACCAGCTTCTTGGCCCCATCGTAGCCACGCGGCCCGCGCACCCCGATACACTTGACGCTCTGGGTATCGATGATCGCCAGCCGGGGCTGCGGGCGACGACCGCCGCGACGCCGCTGGCGCCGGGCCAGGGCCCGCATCAGGATATCGAGCACGCCCTTCTCGACCCAGCGCCGGAACCAGCCATAGACCGTACGCCAAGGAGGAAACCCCGCCGGCAGGGCGCGCCAGGCGCTGCCGACCCGCAGATGCCAGGCGATCGCCGCCACGACTTGGCGGGCCGGCGTCGCGCTCGGGCTGCCAGGTGGGTCGAGGCGCTGTACCAGGCGGGCCATCTCGTCCAGGCCTGCCTGGACAACTATGTTCTTGAGGCGCGTCTCGTGACGCGTCCGATGTCGGTCCGTCCACATCTGCTCTTGCCTCCGCCCGGCCAGGCGGAGCCCAGGTTGTTCCCAGCAAGACAGATGGGGACGGCCGGCAGAGGGCCTCAAACAGGCTCTCAGGTCTCGCGGGCCACGGCGCGCCAGCCGATGTCGCGGCGGCAGAAGCCCTCCGGCCAGTCGATCCGGTCGAGGGCGGCGTAGGCGCGCCCTTGCGCCTCCCGCACGTCGCGGCCGAGGGCGGTCACGGCGAGCACCCGGCCGCCATCGGCCACCAGCCGCTCGCCGTCGCGCCTGGTTCCGGCCTGGAACACCAGGGCGCCGGCTCCTTCCGCCTCCGACAGGCCGCGGATCTCCGAGCCCTTGGCGACGGGGCCGGGATAGCCGGGGGCGGCCATGATGACGG
This is a stretch of genomic DNA from Methylobacterium sp. 17Sr1-1. It encodes these proteins:
- a CDS encoding alpha/beta hydrolase codes for the protein MPADLFPGFTSHWIDLPDGRFFARAGGREDAPPLVLLHGFPQTHACWHRIAPALARTHRVICLDLKGYGWSAAPKGDAGHEAYSKRRMGREVVAVMERMGHVRFGLIGHDRGARVGYRLALDEPGRIDRLALLDILPTVSQWQKMDREPDAYPHWRFLAQPAPTPEQEIGRAPIPYYEDLLRLWTGDGTLDAFSPGALDLYRQSWNVPERIHASCEDYRAGAGPDRAADEADLAEGRRLAGPVLVLVADRFVGRDGLDPVRQAWTGTFAPESTTFEIVPSGHFLAEENPGATLPILERFLAA
- a CDS encoding GntR family transcriptional regulator, coding for MERRDLHGGEARERPDPDGVAPPARITLGTQVYDALRDLLIAGELAPGERLSLRTVAERLGTSMMPAREAVSRLVADEALEVLPNRAVRVPVITLQKFRELTRVRIAVEGFAAAEAARAVSARDLAAIAEHDAAFRHEVLSPTPDLERAMRANRDLHFAVYEAAGLPSLIAIIEGLWLRIGPVLNLDMRSSPRRLAEGGAQAHHAALVAALAAGDAESARAALSADIAGSAGFIETTGRLAP
- a CDS encoding branched-chain amino acid ABC transporter permease; this translates as MLLLTLAVEQVVNGLFLGAIYLLIALGLSLIFSLGGIVNLAHGAFYAIGAYLTIVLSPHLGFGGSIVAAPVLVAVIGLLVERFLFRRFYRADPILSLLLTFGLAMVAEQALRMVFGAPPLPYAIPQALRGQIFVGDFVLSRYRLTILAAVVVAVAGVWVLLQRTTFGRVVRAGVQNPDMVAALGISLKPYMATVVGLSVGLAALAGVMLAPISGVHPAMGAEVLTGAFVVVVIGGLGSFWGVVLAALIVGVVRGLMVLVYPGFAEAAIYALMAFILLVRPRGLLGERILRFE
- a CDS encoding SDR family oxidoreductase, which translates into the protein MDMGLSGLKVLVTAGAAGIGLEVAQAFVEEGARVHVCDVDREALAALPAGLTGTYADVASRDDVARLFAEADTALGGLDCLVNNAGIAGPTGRVEEINPEDWDRTLDICITGQFNCVRLAVPSLRKSANPSIVNLSSVAGHFGFPLRTPYAAAKWAVIGFTKSLSRELGPDGVRVNAVLPGIVAGDRQRRVLEAKAQQRGISFSEMEQAAFAAASIKDYVTARQIADQILFLASVRGKTISGQALAVDGDLQMLT
- a CDS encoding ABC transporter substrate-binding protein; its protein translation is MTQGSIPTRHLHTRRHLLQGGLAAGAALAMPGLVRAQSGQPIRIGHLTPRTGFLGPLGEYAVMAAQLAAEEINAAGGIDGRKVELLTEDSVNPQTASSKAERYVERDKVAAIVGEISSASALAIGQVAQRGKTIFLNTGANSDALRGQDCKRYMFHVEGANSMYVKAVGRSLTEGGLVKGKRWYSLTADYAFGHDLLRVAKGFMQGQGGTFAADELVPTDATDFSAYLIKIRQAKPDLVISNLAGNQITNFLKQYAEYGLPFPVAGFGFDTALAWGAGPGNFAGTWPCLWHHKVDTPSAKAFVVAFTKKYGKPPENQAWGDYNAVKIVAKAMADTKSTEGPKLVSYLEGGAKFDVQKPRPGYFRARDHQLISEMYAITALPADKVKDKWDLFTSTPAIPAPNEDMEVLAPTAEEAACKLEG
- the rarD gene encoding EamA family transporter RarD — translated: MGLIYALGAFLSWGLVVPVHFRLLDGVPAWGILAHRIVWSSLFIALLLAGLRLMRRGPGFTLQRRHGFLVLSALLIASNWSLYLWAVQNGRMLDASLGYFINPLVNVALGALVLRESLRPLQLAAVALAGIGVVAAVVAAGTLPWIALALAVTFAVYGLIRKLVPIDPILGLGAETFALLPIALAYLSLAPTPPGQDTGQVLLLMLTGVTTALPLMWFAAAASRLKLSTLGLLQYLSPTGLLLLSVLVYGESLPPSRALVFGLIWAGLALYALDVARPRSVAAHRPGDEPA
- a CDS encoding IS5 family transposase, with amino-acid sequence MARLVQRLDPPGSPSATPARQVVAAIAWHLRVGSAWRALPAGFPPWRTVYGWFRRWVEKGVLDILMRALARRQRRRGGRRPQPRLAIIDTQSVKCIGVRGPRGYDGAKKLVGRKRVLMVDAQGFILAVTVVPADVQDCDTLPALDAGKEQWPSLRLAILDGVFRAHRCEEWCTLHGMRCEVVQKEPGQTGFVVLKRRWVVERTLGWLSHWGGLLRERAGRLDVATGRITFVACLMALSALHNPA